The Malus domestica chromosome 10, GDT2T_hap1 nucleotide sequence TCCCATGTGTAGTTTTCTCAGCCCAGTCAATGACTTTGGAAGCAGCTTCTTTGCTAGATAAGTCATTAATGTCCAGCCCCAGTGTTGAATTTGAAGAATTTATAACAGTACCTTCACCTGAATAGGCCTTTTTGGAACCACTGATATTTTTATCATCCGGCATCACAACCCAACGAATTGGGATGTCAAATTTTGATGCAAACTCAAAATCACGAGTGTCATGTGCAGGAACAGCCATAATGGCCCCTGTTCCATAACTGCAAAGTAACAAAGTCCCGTGTAAAAGTTTTATAGCAACTTGATGAAACATATTTGCATGAGGAGAAATAATCAACAGATAAAATTCCCCTTTTACACACCATACAAAGGTAGCTGTCAAAACGTCAGTAATATTGGATCTTTCTAATGGGAAGAACAGTTGTAATGAATGAAGGAAATGAGCATAAAGCCAAACAGACCTCCCCAAGACATAGTCCGCAACCCATATAGGAACAGCTTCCCCATTAACTGGATTTTTAGCGTAGCAACCACTGAAGACCCCGGTTTTCTCCTTCTGAAGCTCAGTCCTCTCAAGGTCACTCTTTCTTGAGGCAAGATCTATGTACTCCTCCACCTGTGCTCAATATTGTTGGCCCTCTAATTACCCATCATAAGAAACCTTTGAGAAAACTGGGCAAGAAACAATTGAACGTACAGTTTCTCTCTGAGCTGTTGATACAAACGTTGACAACAAGGGATGCTCGGGTGCCACGACTAAATAGCtggagccaaaaaaaaaaacaaatatagatTTAGGGACACTATGTAAAATGCTTTCTGTACAAGTGCCTCAAATGTAAAACTTTTATCAAGATAGGAATTTGGTGTATGATTATTATTACGTTGCTCCAAATATGGTGTCAGGCCTGGTAGTATAGATTGTAATCTTTGTGCCTCTTTCCAGTCCATCGGTGCTAAGAATAGGAAATTCCATCTCAGCACCTTCTGACCTCCCTATCCAGTTTCTTTGCATTTCTTTTATGCTTTCAGGCCAGTCAAGGTCATCTAAATCGTCTAGAAGACGATCAGCATATGCAGTGATCTTGAGCATCCATTGCTTCATTGGCTGCTCGGTAATAAACAATGACACTGTAAAATTATAAAACCATCCGGAACTTGGAATTAAGCCAATAAGTTTATTATCTTAGATGGTTTGTAAAATGAAAATGCATCAAACCAGTATATACCTTTCTTATAACTGGATGACCCCCACGCTCACTCAAACCATCTATCACCTCTTCATTTGCCAAGACAGTACCAAGAGCAGGGCACCAATTGACTGGCACTTCAGCCTGAATGTAACAAAGTAGAGATTGTCAGATCTGTGTAATGGTGAAACGTTAGAAATTATCTACAGCCAGTATCTCATTTATACCTGATACGCCAATCCTCTCTTTAATAGCTGAAGAAAGATCCATTGGGTCCATCTATAATATTCTGGTTCTGTTGTAGAAATTTCGCGATCCCAGTCATATGAGAATCCTAACGATTTAAGCTGCAAGCAAATACAAAATGTCAATACATAGGGAACAAATAATGCAATCCACCAAACCAAGAGCTCAACAATCTATTATCAAACGTGGGTAGCGGGTTTCACTTTTAATGCAAGCCTACCATCCCTAACATTGGCAAACATTTATGGGTCCCAAAACACCCCTTCAATCATCAACTAAATACTAAATAATAACTTGACTTACTGGCTTACGAGCCATTAGATTGAAGTAACAAattcattttcaaatttaaCTTCTAAAGGACCTGTACTGTCATTCCCAATACAGGTATACAATATTCTGTAGTTGATCTCAAGTCGTAGTTTGCCAAGTTTCTTCATTTACTGACTTGTTACACATCCAGCAATAAAACGAATATTACATGACCTGGGAGCGAAAGCGATCAATGTTCTTCAAGGTTGTGATCTTCGGGTGGGTTCCTGTCTGTCAGACACATACAACATAACCAAATTAATAACTAATCCTTCAAACCCGCCGCAATATTCAAACAGTTCCAAGCCATACAAAAGGGCTGAAAGGCGAACCTCTATTGCATATTGCTCCGCCGGCAATCCGAATGCATCCCATCCCATTGGGTGTAACACATTGTAACCCTGCATACGTTTGAACCTAGCAAGAATGTCTGTGGCAGTATATCCAAGTGGATGGCCAACATGTAACCCAGCACCGCTGCAATAAACCATCCAAATGAGCATACCAGTTTTAGATTTTAGTTAACATAAACCGAACAACCTGAAAATTTTACAGTTACAAAAAATTATCCAATCCTACATACAGGAAAAAGCATATTAATCCAAACGTCCAAATTACTGCAATTTCCAGAAGGCATATGAATTTTGAAAGTTTAAGTTTTTCATTTAACCCAATTGCTCAAGCAATCACTTTTTACCTGCAAAAATTTAAACTTTCATGAATCAAACAGCACAAAATCATGTTACTAAAATTGGGTCTTCACATTTTCTACATTCACAATCACTTgcaattgaaatttaaaaataaatatataacaaaaaagAACAGATTTTTATGAAAGTTAGAGAGACCTGGGATACGGGAACATGTCAAGAACATAGTATTTGGGCTTGGAGGTATCAATTTCATCGGGGGTTCGAAACGTCCGGTTTTCCTCCCAATAACACTGCCATTTGAGCTCGATTTCGTGGAAGGGGTAGGGCCTCTTCACCACGGCTTGCTGCTTCGGCTTCTGCTCCGCCGCACCATTCGATTCCTCGGCCACCGAGCTTCTGATTACGCCGCTAGTTCTACCGAAAACGCCGCTTTTGGAGCCGTTATTGTACAACTTCAGAGAAAAGTTGCTTTTTCTGAATTTCTTGAATTGGGTGAGTGATTGCGAAGGAAATGGAATCGAGCCGAAGCATAAGGGGGGCTGCGGAGGAGGTCGGGGTTGGAGATGGAGTAGCGCGTGAGGAGACGAACTCATTTCGCATTgagctgaagaagaagaagaagaagaagaagaagaatgagagtGGCTGGGAAGAGTGGATGAGATAACGTGCTGTGAGACCGTTGTTTGGCGCTCGTTTTGGTTTGTTGGGTCTggggttttgggcttaaagttAGCCCAAGTTTGGGCCCAGCTGGGTTTCTACGTGTGGGCTTGTTGGAAAATAATAAAGATGAGAGTCAAATACGTTGGTGGGTCCTACCTCTGTTAAAAAAATGATACAAATAGTAATACAAATATGTGATAAGTGTAGCATTATTCTTAAAATCACTTGAGTTATTGAGTTACTTGTGTTTACTAAAATATGAGAATTAATTAACTAACTTTCTCTTACGTTTACTTATGCATGAGAAAAGTGTAAGTTCTCTCCTCAAGTTCATATTCAAGTATTTAAAGATTAGAAATCAGATTAACAAGGGGATTTAGTTGACGATCCTTTTCCCAACTTcggttcctttcttttcttatttttgttaAGTAGCAATTCTcttaggtcgtacccagtgcacaaggctcccgctttacgcagggtctgggagaggtgaatgtcggctagccttacccccatttatggagaggctgctcccaagtctcgaacccgagacctaccgctcatgggcgaaggcacttgtcaTCGCACCAAATGCGACCTCTTAAGTAGCAATTCTCTTAGAtgagagaaatttttcagtgtgctgAGAACACGGCTAGTTACATCAAATGTAATGATAAAATTTgttggaaacttgaaaaaaaaatctaactaattttattattacaCTTAGTATACTAGACCGTGTTTCGACACACTGAAAAATCGTTCCTTAGATGGATGAGTATGTGCCCCCACCCCCAATTAAATTTTCATTTATTCTACAATCCCAATTTCCAGGATTCTCATTTCTACACAACCCCTTCATCTCCAATTCTCCTTAATCCTGCATGTTCCTCAAATTCTACTACTGACTCCTCAATCGCATTACCAGTGTTAAGAATCATGTCGACGAATCCAACTGTCGCAATTGGATCTGTTTCTTCGGAGAGACCCTCGCCGGAGAAACAGTGATCAAGCACGAGGAGCTCAAAACCAAAAGGAGGCTCAAGGGAAATGAGCTCTTTCTTCTCAGATGGCTTCGAGAATTTTAACTTGTTTTGCTGGgaaatgcatgcatgcatgcacacAGCAAGAACAAATATATTCACTCCCTTGATTGAAATTACTTTTGGACTAGCCAAACGGCTTACGTCGCAGACTTTGACAATCTTTAAATTAAGGCTCTTCTATTGAAATTACAAAATTATTACTTATTAggaaatgcttttttttttttgtccacttACTAGGTAATATTAGAGAGATCAACTTTTAAACCATATTTTGTAAATTACATGATATAGCGATTGATGGTTGAACTCCttctttaaattattaaaaatttcaCTAACTATTAAAGATCTTCtaaaaatttgatctctctAGCATCACCCTCTATTTAAACTAAATTGTATAAATCATATgacgtggttgttgatgattgaattctTATTTAAGTGCTTATAAGACTCTTTCGGAAGGAGGAAATATATGCATATCTTTTAGTCCATTCGTATCATGTAATATAAACTCGAGACTTTTTATGGTGTCTTCAAATACAAAAGATTTTATACGTTTTAActattagatttttgttttaaaaaaaataaaaataaaatcgaacggttaaaaagtaaacaaaaaaattgagaagTCAAGGTTTTACTAGAATTTTAAGAATTGCATGGACTTTTTGAATCCTGAATTTGATACGTAACGATCAATCCTATTAAATAGCCATGATTCATGCAACTTCCTATACTAAAATCTAAGCAAGGGCAATTTGGTTATTTCATTAGGGTTAAGATACCCTAACACCACACAAATCTCACTATAAAAAAAGAACTTCTAACCAAACTTTTCTTTTGGTCAATCTTTGAAGTGAGGTTTCTCTTGGAAGATGGGTATTCTGGGCTATAGGGATTTCAAGGCTTCAAGAATTTGTATTTTTAGATTATTCATAAACTATGtgtatgtaagtttatcttatgTTGTCGGATtcaagaggaggagaagaaggggaggaCTTCAGGTAGTCGGCACTTCATTTTTATGTTGAATCCTTAAAAGATCATTTATTCATAGTTATATGAATCGGTTTCAATAATTGGTGTTTTCATGGAGGATAATTTTAGTTATGCAATTAATTTTGAGATCCGATTGATTCGCGGTAGATGGTGAAGAAAAGAGTTTGCCCAAGGACTGTCTTGAAACATGATCAATTTGTAATGGAGCGCATGAGATCTTCAAAAGCCTAGAAAGATGGTTTCATGGTTTCTACTTGATCATGGATCGCAAGTAATTATGGGTAAGGAAGGAAGCAAATACACAATCGTTTAATCTTTATTCATAGTTTTCTTTCCATAAGTCTTTTTTGTTTATGATttgtttttgtcctttttttttaatttatttttattgcttaTGATTGTCTTTTCATAAATCTTGAATTTCTATCCTTTTCCAATCTAGtattttagggtttgttttagttttttcaGCATTTCACTAAATTCTTCACTCTATTACTCGATAATATTttatgggaattgttattagcattttaaATATCTCATTTGACACactaaactttctataattagaaagaaaaatacacttgtgagaattgtagaatgagatttttggagtgctaataacaatttcctatTTTATTACACCATTAAAAGTGTGATAGACCAATTAGTATACGGTTTAGTTGTattcctcttttttctttttcttttttacttttatggATGACGAATTAGATACAAATATATTATGGTTGATTAATTGTGTGGCTTAACTCAAATCCGCCACCATAGTGTAAATATGGATCGAGGACATCTCTAGATCTTGAAGTCCATAGCAAGCAGACCTAGAGATTCGGACCAATAATGCAAAGTTATATAATGTTATGAGTTTTAACTTTACTTTGCAGGTAAGTCACTTTAAGTATAAAGTGCATGTGAACATTGCCCAGTACCGTTAGTGATCGGCAATTCTTTCGGTGACTTCGTGGTCGCCAAATGAATTGGGACCCTGTGTTGATGATCTACTAGTTGATTAAAGATCTAGGTCAATATGTCACAGATTTTGTCTTATTCGTGCTTTTGCGCTTTCTAGATTCAATATTTTGAAACTAATAAGCTTAACATATTTTCACTTGCCAATAATATGTCAGTACAAGAAAACACTTTGACACTCAAGTGTCGTCATTTCATAACATGTATAATGGTTTACTTAGTATGCATTTAACATTTCCATTAACTTAGATGTTGCTTACATTCAAGAGTGATTTTGGAGAAGGACCTGGGTTGGATTACATCACTCGTCCCAATATCACAAAAGAGTGAGAACCGCTTCTTTTGAGGTGGGGCCGGACCAACTGAACTTTTACAAGGAGTTTTGGTTCTTCAGAAAGGCCAGACGAGTGACAGAATTCGACCTCATGACCCAAGTTTTTCTCGTGATTTTGATCAAAGGGAAGTGatttttacacattttttttagcTTTTTATACTCTGTTTAACACTAACCGTTGATTCTCTTTTATTCAATATAATGGTCATAAATAAAGAGTGGTAGATTCTAATGAAACACTAACAGAATTTCGTTTTCTTCTTAGATTAGTTTTATTTCATTCTAATcttggttttaatttattccaATATACTTGCCAAGAATTAACGGGATTGTTTATaactgtttttaaaatgacagaaAGCATTTTTGATGAAAACATTTGTGAAACCAATCATtagtaaaaactaaaaaagtaAGTGATCCTAAAAACCACTTCAAGTGCTTTAGAAACCAaaaataattctttttttttttaagtgctttcaatcattttatagGCACTTTCAAACGAGCCTTATATCTAACACTACTTTCTGGCTCTTGCTCCAGTACTTTGTCTTTAAGCTCAAGCATCTATCAGAAACCTTTATATCGAAGCAATGACACGGGTTCATCAAAGGTAAACATTTTGGTCTTAAATACAAAGAGTAGTAATATCGCTTGTAACAAAAGGATCATTGGCTTCAATTTATTTGGAGTGCGAAGAGAACTCCGTTCCAAAAAATTGTTTCTACTTACAAAAATGGTGCTCGGCAGATGGTTAACAGAAGCCAATATCAGCATTATTATAACAAAAATTCAACCACACAGTTGACAGGTTCGGGTAGCTCCAAAATGCTCAAACTTCAGTTGATTCCAAGGCCTTCAAACCTCGAGTTGATACCAAGGCTTCCAACTCTTGAGTCGATGCCAAGGATTCAAAATCTTTAACAGCTTGATCAGCAGCGTAGAGTATCATTTTCTTTATCTGTTGCGCCAAAGAGACAAGGCCGAAGTAACTTTAGGAGAGGAAATTAAGCGAAATAAGTTGGCGGAAAATCGATTAAAGAGTAAACAAAGTGGTTTACCTCAAGTTTGTCTTCTCTGGCTCTATGGTTCTTCGGAAGTTGTCTAAACTCCTCGGTTAAACGGAGGCACTCATGGACATTTTCAGGAGATACGAAGTCCGCTGCTACTTTCGTGCAGGACTGCAGGTTGGAAAACATAATATTTCAGAGTCATCCAAGTGAAAATATTTGAAAGGAGGAAGTGTATTGACAACTAATGATATAGGACCTTGAGATTCCTGACTTGGTGTGGGCATCCGGCTGGAATAAATACCGCCTCTCCGAGTCTTTGTACAAAAGTCCATGGTTCGACACCTTAAAGGGAAAATCATGCCAGTTAACATTCAAGTGGTATAACGTTAACATCCAAGGGAAAACCATCAACAGATTCTTGACTTCTTACATACCAAATTCCTCCTTCAGCCTCCGTTTGTGCTCCAACGTTAAATAAAAAGATTGGTCATGAATTGGATGAATGACCTAACCCAAGAAACACgagagaaaaaggaaacatCAGCGCCCTTGGAGCACAATTTGGCTAAAGAAAAACTGAAGAAAATATTAAGTACCTTTTCAACTAGTGAGCAATAGGTGTGCCTAAATTCTTTATAATGCTTCATCAGATAAGCCTCTAACTTAGGGACATCCTCCCTGCGGAAGATGTCCCACAAAGCACCACCCGTTTCCTCGGTTGCTTCATTGGAGGAAGAACAAGACGGATCATCTAGTTCATCTTTCCGAACTTTCAATTCTCCATTAATTTCAGATGGGCGATTGCTTTCTAGGGTTTCTCTGTCCTCTGTCTGTCCACCAGACTGTCCAGCACGATCCTTGTGAGAATTCTCCCAATCCATAAGTTCTCTTTCATCTTGCACCCTATGTAACTTTTTCAACCTAGAAATTGCAGACTGCTGCTCATTACTTGACTGCACTTCAGCGGTATGTGTCAAAATATTCACCTACAGAAGTTGAAAGAACATGTCAAGATACTGACATAAACCTTGTTTTTCAGGTCCTGCTATAAAAAATTAGGATGCATAATATATGTTCAATCAACTATGTGAAAATTGTGCAGGTTCCAAGTTTTAAGTCATACCGCATCAGACATGTCACAATGGAGCTTAGTTACGGAGTCTCctcttccaagctcttccataAAACCATAAGCAATATATGTTTTTGGACCCAAGTCTGGTTTCAAGACACCTGGCGGCAACTTAACAGCAAGGTTAAGGAAACCAGCTCTAGGATCTGTGTACTCTAGAAATGGCAAGGCACTGATAAATTCATCACAATGACGCGGTAAAAGATCCTCAAACTTATCAGAAGGGGGCCAATCCTTCAGCTTAAGCATCTCTGGCCACAAGTTTTTGTACATTCTCCCTTCGGTGTATCCTTGAAAAAACTGACGAGTGTTGATTTCCACCTGCAGAAGTTCACAAAACAGCATTAGATGCACAATATGGGCGGAAAAATACAAAGTGAAAAGAGGAATGAAAAACTTCAGAAAAAAGTCTGCgtgagaggggagagagaggatCTTTAGATAAAATTGGTGATATACTACTAAAGCAGCCATAGTTCCAGGCAGGAAAATTGTTGTGCTaaattaattattgtagaagtataggaaaaaaatattgAACGACATAAGACATTAGATTGTCAAGCACACCAAACAAGGGGATTTGAAACGATATTTATAGATCTGTTCAAATGAATGcattaaagaaaaattatcaTTTGCCAGAAGTTAAAAGAGCAAATAGAGTAACAGCTGCTAAAAGAACCACACCTCACAACCAGCCAGGCAATCGATGGTCTTTACTTCTGAATATTGTGTACTAGCTGCATCCATATTTTCACTTAAAGCACGCCACATTACCATTGGTTCCCAGCTCAGACCATTTGCCTGTTCGAGCACATTTTTAACAATAACTGGTTCGCCATTCACCCAATGTTCTTTAAAGTGCAAAAGCTCTTCTTCTTTCAGAGTGTCCTTTGAATCAGGGCAAAACAAGAAGTTGTCACAAGAACCTTCTCTGGAAGCTGCTTTTCGTAACATATCTCTTCTTGTTTCACAATTATGCTTGAATGTAGAACGCTCTTTTTGGAAAGTCTCTAATAAATATTTTGCTTTCACCACTAAATTTGAGATCCAGTCAGCCGGAAGGATGCGCTTGAGATCCAACACGCAGTCACCACAGCCACCCATTTCTTTCGGAGCACAACTAACAGTAGCATCACCGTTTGCCTTCCACTCAGTCAAAGGCTCAATATGGTCCTCTGAATCTTTCAAGGGACAACAATCAGGTGCCGGATCTCCACCATGGATGTAATCATAACCCCTACTCCTATACAGAAATTTCACGTCTCCACGGTCAAAAAGACATCCCTGGCGAATTTCTCGGCAGCAATTTAGACAAAGTTCATACGAACATTTTGAGCAGCTTCGGTGTAGATCAATGATCGAAGTTGCACAGTGGTTGCTGTTCCAAGCATATAAAGTAATATTTAGACAACGACAAAACAAATCACATAATATTCCCTTGTAGTAAAGTAGAGATGCTTACCAATAGACACGCTCATCGTTAAAACAGAGAGTCTGTGGTATTTCAACTGCAGAAGGTGAAAGCCCTGAAGGACACTTGTTGTTAGAAGT carries:
- the LOC103446741 gene encoding leucine--tRNA ligase, chloroplastic/mitochondrial-like produces the protein MSSSPHALLHLQPRPPPQPPLCFGSIPFPSQSLTQFKKFRKSNFSLKLYNNGSKSGVFGRTSGVIRSSVAEESNGAAEQKPKQQAVVKRPYPFHEIELKWQCYWEENRTFRTPDEIDTSKPKYYVLDMFPYPSGAGLHVGHPLGYTATDILARFKRMQGYNVLHPMGWDAFGLPAEQYAIETGTHPKITTLKNIDRFRSQLKSLGFSYDWDREISTTEPEYYRWTQWIFLQLLKRGLAYQAEVPVNWCPALGTVLANEEVIDGLSERGGHPVIRKPMKQWMLKITAYADRLLDDLDDLDWPESIKEMQRNWIGRSEGAEMEFPILSTDGLERGTKITIYTTRPDTIFGATYLVVAPEHPLLSTFVSTAQRETVEEYIDLASRKSDLERTELQKEKTGVFSGCYAKNPVNGEAVPIWVADYVLGSYGTGAIMAVPAHDTRDFEFASKFDIPIRWVVMPDDKNISGSKKAYSGEGTVINSSNSTLGLDINDLSSKEAASKVIDWAEKTTHGKKKVNFKLRDWLFARQRYWGEPIPVVFLDDTGETVPILETELPLTLPELDDFSPTGTGEPPLSKAVSWVKTKDPLSGKPARRETSTMPQWAGSCWYYLRFMDPKNSEELVEKRKEMYWNQVDVYVGGAEHAVLHLLYSRFWHKVLYDIGAVSTKEPFKCVINQGIILGEVQYIAYKDSDGNFISADSGTAVEHQQEIIPEEKVMKSGDSFVLKDNPDICLIARSHKMSKSRGNVVNPDDVVSEYGADSLRLYEMFMGPLRDSKTWNTSGIEGVHRFLGRTWRLVVGSPLSDDTFKDGTVVTDGEPMLEQLRSLHKCIAKVTEEIEATRFNTGISAMMEFLNAAYKWQNHPRLVIEAFVLLLSPYAPHMAEELWFRLGHSKSLAYEPFPKADPAYLKESTIVLPVQINGKTRGTIQVEETCSEEDAFQLATQDEKLSKYLDGKSIKKRIFVPGKILNVILDRENVKAAAR
- the LOC103446740 gene encoding lysine-specific demethylase JMJ26-like isoform X1 translates to MEVLIVEQGRLERYNDKDIRVPKRRRSEFLHHGKGGDKSEEDEKHKDFSSLTGTESKKRRLAPENGKRISKKRRSSKVVESSEDEFDGEILFLKAQARKRGGVDCEVIGRSSLKDETVRYESKNGACNTSSSSPPTSPGSSSRYMKQDNEEVNLKCHQCMKEEKKTIVSCSKCKKNSYCIRCIKQWYPHMKVKEVKELCPFCRKNCNCNVCLHSTGVIKIPEMDLDDCKKAQHLEHLLSNLLPFLKKISQEQNQEIEIEANLRGLSPSAVEIPQTLCFNDERVYCNHCATSIIDLHRSCSKCSYELCLNCCREIRQGCLFDRGDVKFLYRSRGYDYIHGGDPAPDCCPLKDSEDHIEPLTEWKANGDATVSCAPKEMGGCGDCVLDLKRILPADWISNLVVKAKYLLETFQKERSTFKHNCETRRDMLRKAASREGSCDNFLFCPDSKDTLKEEELLHFKEHWVNGEPVIVKNVLEQANGLSWEPMVMWRALSENMDAASTQYSEVKTIDCLAGCEVEINTRQFFQGYTEGRMYKNLWPEMLKLKDWPPSDKFEDLLPRHCDEFISALPFLEYTDPRAGFLNLAVKLPPGVLKPDLGPKTYIAYGFMEELGRGDSVTKLHCDMSDAVNILTHTAEVQSSNEQQSAISRLKKLHRVQDERELMDWENSHKDRAGQSGGQTEDRETLESNRPSEINGELKVRKDELDDPSCSSSNEATEETGGALWDIFRREDVPKLEAYLMKHYKEFRHTYCSLVEKVIHPIHDQSFYLTLEHKRRLKEEFGVEPWTFVQRLGEAVFIPAGCPHQVRNLKSCTKVAADFVSPENVHECLRLTEEFRQLPKNHRAREDKLEIKKMILYAADQAVKDFESLASTQELEALVSTRGLKALESTEV
- the LOC103446740 gene encoding lysine-specific demethylase JMJ26-like isoform X4; translated protein: MKDNEEVNLKCHQCMKEEKKTIVSCSKCKKNSYCIRCIKQWYPHMKVKEVKELCPFCRKNCNCNVCLHSTGVIKIPEMDLDDCKKAQHLEHLLSNLLPFLKKISQEQNQEIEIEANLRGLSPSAVEIPQTLCFNDERVYCNHCATSIIDLHRSCSKCSYELCLNCCREIRQGCLFDRGDVKFLYRSRGYDYIHGGDPAPDCCPLKDSEDHIEPLTEWKANGDATVSCAPKEMGGCGDCVLDLKRILPADWISNLVVKAKYLLETFQKERSTFKHNCETRRDMLRKAASREGSCDNFLFCPDSKDTLKEEELLHFKEHWVNGEPVIVKNVLEQANGLSWEPMVMWRALSENMDAASTQYSEVKTIDCLAGCEVEINTRQFFQGYTEGRMYKNLWPEMLKLKDWPPSDKFEDLLPRHCDEFISALPFLEYTDPRAGFLNLAVKLPPGVLKPDLGPKTYIAYGFMEELGRGDSVTKLHCDMSDAVNILTHTAEVQSSNEQQSAISRLKKLHRVQDERELMDWENSHKDRAGQSGGQTEDRETLESNRPSEINGELKVRKDELDDPSCSSSNEATEETGGALWDIFRREDVPKLEAYLMKHYKEFRHTYCSLVEKVIHPIHDQSFYLTLEHKRRLKEEFGVEPWTFVQRLGEAVFIPAGCPHQVRNLKSCTKVAADFVSPENVHECLRLTEEFRQLPKNHRAREDKLEIKKMILYAADQAVKDFESLASTQELEALVSTRGLKALESTEV
- the LOC103446740 gene encoding lysine-specific demethylase JMJ26-like isoform X2; the protein is MEVLIVEQGRLERYNDKDIRVPKRRRSEFLHHGKGGDKSEEDEKHKDFSSLTGTESKKRRLAPENGKRISKKRRSSKVVESSEDEFDGEILFLKAQARKRGGVDCEVIGRSSLKDETVRYESKNGACNTSSSSPPTSPGSSSRYMKDNEEVNLKCHQCMKEEKKTIVSCSKCKKNSYCIRCIKQWYPHMKVKEVKELCPFCRKNCNCNVCLHSTGVIKIPEMDLDDCKKAQHLEHLLSNLLPFLKKISQEQNQEIEIEANLRGLSPSAVEIPQTLCFNDERVYCNHCATSIIDLHRSCSKCSYELCLNCCREIRQGCLFDRGDVKFLYRSRGYDYIHGGDPAPDCCPLKDSEDHIEPLTEWKANGDATVSCAPKEMGGCGDCVLDLKRILPADWISNLVVKAKYLLETFQKERSTFKHNCETRRDMLRKAASREGSCDNFLFCPDSKDTLKEEELLHFKEHWVNGEPVIVKNVLEQANGLSWEPMVMWRALSENMDAASTQYSEVKTIDCLAGCEVEINTRQFFQGYTEGRMYKNLWPEMLKLKDWPPSDKFEDLLPRHCDEFISALPFLEYTDPRAGFLNLAVKLPPGVLKPDLGPKTYIAYGFMEELGRGDSVTKLHCDMSDAVNILTHTAEVQSSNEQQSAISRLKKLHRVQDERELMDWENSHKDRAGQSGGQTEDRETLESNRPSEINGELKVRKDELDDPSCSSSNEATEETGGALWDIFRREDVPKLEAYLMKHYKEFRHTYCSLVEKVIHPIHDQSFYLTLEHKRRLKEEFGVEPWTFVQRLGEAVFIPAGCPHQVRNLKSCTKVAADFVSPENVHECLRLTEEFRQLPKNHRAREDKLEIKKMILYAADQAVKDFESLASTQELEALVSTRGLKALESTEV
- the LOC103446740 gene encoding lysine-specific demethylase JMJ26-like isoform X3, producing the protein MKQDNEEVNLKCHQCMKEEKKTIVSCSKCKKNSYCIRCIKQWYPHMKVKEVKELCPFCRKNCNCNVCLHSTGVIKIPEMDLDDCKKAQHLEHLLSNLLPFLKKISQEQNQEIEIEANLRGLSPSAVEIPQTLCFNDERVYCNHCATSIIDLHRSCSKCSYELCLNCCREIRQGCLFDRGDVKFLYRSRGYDYIHGGDPAPDCCPLKDSEDHIEPLTEWKANGDATVSCAPKEMGGCGDCVLDLKRILPADWISNLVVKAKYLLETFQKERSTFKHNCETRRDMLRKAASREGSCDNFLFCPDSKDTLKEEELLHFKEHWVNGEPVIVKNVLEQANGLSWEPMVMWRALSENMDAASTQYSEVKTIDCLAGCEVEINTRQFFQGYTEGRMYKNLWPEMLKLKDWPPSDKFEDLLPRHCDEFISALPFLEYTDPRAGFLNLAVKLPPGVLKPDLGPKTYIAYGFMEELGRGDSVTKLHCDMSDAVNILTHTAEVQSSNEQQSAISRLKKLHRVQDERELMDWENSHKDRAGQSGGQTEDRETLESNRPSEINGELKVRKDELDDPSCSSSNEATEETGGALWDIFRREDVPKLEAYLMKHYKEFRHTYCSLVEKVIHPIHDQSFYLTLEHKRRLKEEFGVEPWTFVQRLGEAVFIPAGCPHQVRNLKSCTKVAADFVSPENVHECLRLTEEFRQLPKNHRAREDKLEIKKMILYAADQAVKDFESLASTQELEALVSTRGLKALESTEV